Below is a genomic region from Hevea brasiliensis isolate MT/VB/25A 57/8 chromosome 3, ASM3005281v1, whole genome shotgun sequence.
CATCTATACTAATTCATTGTAATAATGTTTAGCAACGGAAACTCTTGCACAAATTAAATTCGTAAATAAAATCAACTTTTAATgtcattataaataatataaaataaaatattaataataattttatttataaaaaaattatattatcaaGTTTCTGTggtattaatttttattagtgtTGTAGAAATATGAAGagagaaaaatatgaaaaaattggAAATAGAGGCGATAAATATGGAAGAGAGATAATAATAAGGAGAAAGAGAAAATTAATGGATGGGGATAGAAACAGTGGATAGAGATCGAAACAGGGAGAGAGTGACATAAGAGTGAGAGAGGATGGTGAAAATTTATGAACAGTGTATTCAATAGtttaacaaaattttacaaattttctTAATAAATTGATAGTTTTCACAaaatagttaaataaaaaattattaacttaaaaaaaataaaattttttacataaaaaaatatataaatgatcatattttctattaatgttctgtaattaattttttttaatattattaaaattattatatatttttttagaaaattttatttttttattaaattaataaatttttcataattaattatttttaaaaaataatattaatatataaaaatttcatgaaaaaaattataaaattttattaaataatataatatttgtaataaaataattttatttttttataaaatcaagTAATTATAAAAGAcattaatcacctaattaaacttTCTCTAGTAATAGAATATTAATATCCATATTAAACGGAATGGCTTAACTGTAGGCACGATCAAAATGTAAGAATAAAatacattaattttaaaaaaaattgggaCTCAAGTGATAAAGCCTAAGTACcaaataataattttccttttTCAATTTCAATGCCATTTGGTTCACCTTGCACAGGCGCCAGTCCTCTTCCTACTGTCTGTTCTGTCGCCTCCCGCTCTCCAGTCTCGATTTCTTCCGTCTCCACCCTTCTTCCTCTCATTGGCTGTGAAGAACAAGATCTGAGCCTCGACAGTGAAATTGTGAAGCACCAGCTTTGAGCTATCGAACCCAATCTACACAAGCTATTGAACCATCTCTCAGCTATCACCTCTCGGTGAGTTATTGGAAGcagttctctctccctctcctcacACATTTGTGGGTCTTTTTCATGTGTCTGTACCCGAGATTAAGTCCTTAATATTTACAGTGAAATTGTTGTGTTGATTTCTATCACAGTTGATTGTGTTGATTTTTCATGACCAACTCTGATTTAAATCCATTTACAGTGACCAACTCTGCAGCCAGTTCAGAGTTCCCATTGCGTCTGCCTTTCATCATAAATTTCGCAAGATTGGTTTTACATGGCAAGTCTAATGATAAGTAGAAGCTCTAATTTGATTATTTTGTATGTGATAAAATCACATGGGAAAATTTGTTTGCATATCTGCGTCAACCCTTCTTGGTATCAAAAAGATGTTGTCTAATGTTAAATTTGTCAATGTCTGAATGGTTGTATGATGATTTGGACCTCCCACTTTTTCTTTTCTGCTGATTTTCTTTctcattagattttttttttttaattttccttatttttctAAATGAGGTTTCTGACTAATTAAATAGGCTAAAAGCAGTCATCTTGATTGAACCATTTGAAATCCTTGGTGAGGAAATTAATTATGATGCTTTGAAATGATGAATAATTCtatctagattttttttttttaaatttcctcCTCCATATCTTAAtaattctaaattttttccttatttatgctCATTAGTAAAATGCAGTTCTATCATGCATGTTTGCTGCATCGTTTACTACTACATTTTTTACtaatgattttattattattattattattattattatttgctgCATTTATGCTCATTGCTGCTGAATTTTTGTTGCCAGAGACAGTAGCTGTGATTTAGGAGAGATGGAAACTAATTGGGTTGCGGAAGGGAATGGGCTTGGAGCTGAGCGAGGTGGGAGCTTTGACATGGGGGCATTAGGGAGGTGCTTGAGCAGCTTCGTGGATGAAGGTAGCCCTGAGAGTCACAGATACTACCTCTCACGGAGAACTGTGCTTGAGATGTTGAGAGACAGAGGCTATTCTGTTCCAAGCTCAGAAATCGACTTGTCTCTGCAAGAATTTCGAGTCATTCATGGCCAGAACCCAGATATTGATCGCCTCAAATTTTCCGCTACTCACAAGTCAGATCCCTCTAAAAGGGTATGACAGTTCTTGGGCTTTCCTTTATTTCTGAGTTTTTATATTCTTGTCTGGTTGCTGAGAAtattagagaaaataaaagattttctttttatggGTTGGAGTGGGCTCTTTACTTTGGCATATTCACCTGAGCCTAGTCATTCTGCTAATGCCACATGCGGTTGCTTTTAATTGCCCATGACTGGTAAATTATCACTATCTTATTTTAGAAATTGGTGAACTTGAAACCTCTTGCTTTATATTCATAATGATGCTTCTTTTTAAGCAACAAACTTTACTTATTTTAAAGAGttttgttaaaaaattataattacaccGCAGAATATAAAGTCAAGCACCTCTGCTCATAGGAATTTTTGTCTACTGAATTATGTTAAAGAGAATGCTCTCGATGGTCTACACTATAAAGGTGTAGCACAAACCATTCATAGCCTAAAACTTTAAAGCtcacaaagagagagagaaagatagAGAGAGggccagaaggagagagagagagaaagatagagagagagaggaagggggATTCTTGTTCTTTCTAATTAATTTACTAACAGTTTTGATAATGGGCATTGTTGGGCATCATGCACTCTTTAATGCTTGTGGAAGCTTCTCTTGAAACTGGATGTTTTCCGCCATTTTAAATAGTAGATTTTGTAATGCTCAATGTTATCTTGTGATGTGCTTGTTATAGATTGCTtagtctctctctttctttctttcatttttttttctggtGCAACCAGAAAATAATTGTTTATGTGAAATGGAATCAACAAGATTTATAGCATCTAAAACATTCTCAAAAATCATCTAAGCGTATAACAAACATGTCCATATACCAATGTTTAGGAGTCCTACCAATTCTCTCTCAAAGAACCTGTTTCGTTCTGTTACGTAGCAGAGTTCCCAAGATCCCCAAACCTGCAGAATAACAAAGGAAGAATATCGAGAAAGAAGGAGAGAGGGAGCGAGAGAAAAAGAAGTAGAGATAAAGAGAGAGAAGTGTTTTGTATTATTCAATTCTTGGCTGACCCAATTAGTTACAATGTTATCCTATTCATACAATATTTTCCTCCCATACATTCTCACATTCCTATTCCCCTTGTTATCATAACATTCCCCACTTCTTGAAATCATTCTTGTCTTCAAGAATGAAAAGGTTCCATGAATAAAAGAAAAATCTTCTATGCAAGCATCTTGAATGCTATGGTGGAGCTGCACTTGAATGCTAGGACTCAATTGGCAGAAACCGTTTTATCCAAATGATATTGCCCTTCCAATTGGAATGTTGGTGTACCAGAATGTTCTGTACATACTTTCTTAGAATCAGCCATTGTACATTCTCCCTCCAATGAcagaatttaaatttcattttgtttcTTTGCCATTTCTCGTACTCATCCTCTTTGAGAAGAACAATCTCATAGGAAACCCACTCCAAAATATAGCAATGAAATTCAAAATCAACCACTTCATCAACCTTACCTACCCTTGAGTCGTCTAGGTTATGCCATGTGTTTGGAAAGGACCATATGTAGCAAAAGTAATGCCCATAAATGAGTAAaacttggtcagtttttggcaccTCCTCAGGAATTGAAACAATATCTCCTTGTTGTTTTTCTGGATTTACTAGCTCAAACCACATCTCATCCACCTTATCAACACCGGAAATCATTATGGACTGCTTTTCTGGAACATCAAAACTCACTGATTCCAACGTCAAGTTAAGGATATGAGCCTTAACATCCACCTCTTGGCTACAAGCCACTTCTGAATTTTCTTCCTCAGTTGCTAGTGAAGCATGAATTACCTCTTGTTCCTCATCTAAGTTCAACATTTGCACATTAAACTTTTCTGCATTGTGATCCTCTTCTACCATATCCACATCATTAATGGGCACTTGCTCCTCTATTTCAaatttctctattttctcttgAAACGACATCTCCCACTTCTCTCATATTTTATCCAGCCTCTCCTCATATCTTTTATACGCCCTGTCAACAATTTCACAAATGCCCTGTTCCAAATCCCTCAACTTTTGTTCCCAAGATTGCTCTTCCATAATCAGAAATTACAGGAACAAGGAAAGAACGGTGAGTAAGAGTCAAGATTTTCAAGAACGGGGTTTGAATCGGGGAACTATTTCCAGAACCTAAAACAGAGTTTCAGAGAAAGAAATGGAAAGACTTAAGGGCTAAATTTGGAACCCTAACAGAtcaagaaagaagaaatgagaagAGGAATAGAGAGAAACTGAAGAAAtcagaagaagaagagatagaaaGAGATAGAAATGGAAAAACTGAAGAAGAGATTttatttcaagtaattcttggaaTTTCAAGGAGAATGGATGAAAAAGAAGAATAGGGTTCTGTTGAGAAgaaaaaatagaagggaaagaagtggattaaatttctaggaaagaagaaaaggaatctCAGATATGAAGGAAGGAGAaatagagaaaagaagaagaaacccTAATTTCAGGGTTACAAGATCTAGAATAGAAGAAATTgagaagaaattgaaaggaaTGAGGGAAAGAGATAGAAAAACAGAGTCGGATTAGAGAGAAGAAAGAATTAGGGAAAGGGACAGAAGAACAGAGTCGGATTAGagagaagaaagagaggaaaggaagaaaaagaagagaggaagataAGAATAGAAAGAAACCCGGTATTGGGAGACTATCAGTGATCTGCCATTGATGAAGCATTTCAGTTGTTGCCCgctgatccaagggctctgataccaattgttacGTAGCAGAGTTCCCAAGATCCCCAAACCTGCAGAATAACAAAGGAAGAATGTCGAGGAAGGAGAGAGGGAGTGAGAGAGAAAGaagtagagagaaagagagatagagagagaagtGTTTTGTATTATTCAATTCTTGGCTGACCCAATTAGTTACAATGTTACCCTATTTTTGCAATATTTTCCTCCCATACATTCTCACATTCCTATTCCCCTTGTTATCATAACATGTTCCTTCTAAATTATCCCAAAACAAGTGAAGTTAATAGGAGGGATCAGAAACTGTGTTTTCCTCTTCCTTGTACAACAACATAGACCCTTACACTGCCTCTAAATTAAGATGGTAATATTTGGAAGGTCCATTTTCTCCCTATTTGTCTTCCAAGGAAAATTTATGGTTCTCTTCCTCTGCCCTCCATCAAATGGCTCTACAAAAGGATTTTCATTGCAAATAACCCTTTTCCGATCATGTCTGTCTAGCCCTATCTTCAATATTCATGTCATTCATCTTACATAAGAGCACATAAAAGTTTGCAAAATTTTAGCCTAACAATTGGCATTCCTCATAAAAGGCACATGCCAACTAAAGTTCCTAGAAGAACATTGCATGCAAGAACTCACTAAAGTACCTTTCCAAATATAATTGCAGGAAAGGATGATTCCCATTTGCAACACCAAAATATGCTAGAGAAAAGTAGCCATTCCATACCCTCACCCCATAAGCTACTTTCACTACTTCTGTAGGCCAGCCCTTATGCTTGAACCAATATTTTGCAGTAATAATCCATCTCAAGAGATGGTCATTTTCTATCATGAATCTTCCCAACAAtttctttttatattataaacctctgcatacatttccttagAGGAGCTTTATTAAAAGTCGCAATAGATTTACTAATGCTCCCTTAATGATAATCCTTTATAATCTTATTATGTTTTTCCTTCTCTGCACGGTTAACCATTAGTGTTTTTATTATTCTAACCAAAAAATTTACTTCATGCTGtggcctttttttattttttatttttcgaaAATGATGTCATCTTGGGGATCTTTTCATAAAATTTGAAGGTGATCTTTTAAAAACTTGTGGAAAATTGAGCTTGCTTCTCAGTGATGACTTATTATGTTCTACAAATATGATTAGTTTTCATTATTGCAATTGGGATGGCTACCATTTTATTATTTGTAACAAGCTAACATAAAATTTAGTGAATGAAATGTATATCAAGAACATATTTTGCTGATAGTTTCTAACACATGTATGAAAGGTTTATCCTGTAATGGTCTAAATAAAACTTCGAGCAATTTACAAACATCAATATTGCAGAAGTAATATTTTGTAATAGAATTCTAAGTGGTTCATCTGCTTAATGGTTTTTTAATATTTTGTGAGGCTTAATCACTTAATTTTGCCTTGTtgttttgatggaaattaatttgAACTGCAGATACTGGTTATTTTCTGTGGGACTGGTGTGCTTAAAGTTAGTTCTGTCCGCCTCATTGCTGCTCAGATTGTTAATAGAGACAGTTTAACTGGTCTGATTTTAATCTTGCAAAACCAAATAACAAACCAAGCTCTGAAAGCTGTGGATCTTTTTTCTTTTAAGGTTGAGATGTTCCAGGTATGTTATGCTTTGATTGTATTTTGGATTTTTTTCTCATCTACATGTCattgaaaaaaaatgaagaagaagaagaagaagaagaaggggaaaaaaggaaaaagataAAGGCAAGTACCTAGTTGTTGTGTTCCTAGCAGGCATGTCTGAGTTTGTGAAAGTCCAAAATATACTTCCCATTCACTCGGAAAGCattttccattaattaattttcctATATGCCATAGAGCTAGACActagaaaatttagtaaaattttgcCTGTGGGAATATGTTCTATGAAAGAAATGGAGTCTTAATCTTCAACAATTTTGCATGGAGTGACTACTCCAAGGCTAGAATCTGTAACATCTTGCTcacaagcctaaaaattttatcattataCCTGGAAATGAACcttatttctaatttattttccTAGGAAAGCATTTTgccatttcttttcttttgtacTCGATGTTATAAGGAAAATGCTAATCTAGTTTAAACTGGATTTTGAATATCCTTGACTGGGTTGTTTCAGAGTCATAAATGCTGAGTGCTTCTTGGTTGCTTATGGATTCGAGTTGCATTATAAGGATGTTTAGATATGATATAATTGATAAGTATGATTAATACTACATTTTCGTTGGCAGCTAAATTTAGCGGGTTTGGATTTCCGCAAGCCATTGTATGCATTAGCATGGCTTTTAGAGGCTTAAGTCCTGCACCTTATGTATTATTTGTTTTGTTAATTTGAGCATGTTCTTACATATCTAACTTTTAGATTGAGGACATTAACATAGTTACTGCAACCACGTTTGATGAGCTTAATAAAATGTTATGCTAGTGTTGTCAATTTGAAAAGCTGGATTGGGTTTAGGATGGGGTCAATCAAAGTTGAAAAGGCTTGATCGTTACAAAGTGAATTGTGACAGCCTAACAGTTAGGCTTTAGAAGGAAACCTAGGACAATTTATGCAATCAATGTTAAGGCTTTAAAACTTTGGCTGTTATACCATCAGGAATCGGTTAAGCATAGAAGCTAAATGGTTATTCTGGTATTATGCTCTTGATAATCAAAAGTCAGCTTAAgcagtgaaaaaaaaaatgttcagttatgattaATTAATTGTGGTGTTCAAGATATAATTTTGGCTCTTAGAAGAGTTTGTGAGTTGAAATAAACTTCTTTGAGAAGTGGCAACATGGACTGTCCGGATTCATTGTGCTTTTGAAAGTTATCAAATTGCTGAAAGTACATTGAACCCTTTAGTTCTATATACAAGTTTTTTCTAATATGCAGCTCTTTTTTTTTCCCCCTGAAATTTGTGTTGGAAATGCAGATTAATACGTGCTCCTAATATCTGCCAATGATTTGGTTTGTTCTCAGATTACAGACTTGCTTGTCAATATTACAAAGCATTTATTAAAACCAAAGCATGAGGTTCTGACTGATCGGGAAAAGGAAAAGCTCTTGAAAAAATACAGTAtcgaagaaaagcaggttagctTTTAACTTAAGCAAAGCAATAATGGTGGTCTTTTGGAAAATAATTCATGTTGCTTCTTTGTTATGGTTCACATTTTTCTTTATGGATATTAGCATTTATGTATTACATTGAATGAATTAATGGAtgcatttctctctctctctctctctctctctctctccctttcttcttcttcttctgttctcATGTCAACACGCGCCTTATAAATGCTGTTATCAGAAGTATCCATCCAATAATTCTTTAAAGactgaaaaatttttatttttagcttTATCGATTATCAAAATAATATACTACTATGAAGATAAAATATTAGTCAAGTTACCCAGATATTTTCCTTTCAGTAAAGGGTCAAAGCTGACTGTAGAGAGTGTGATCTATCATCTGTCTACAACTAACTTGTTTTCATTGCATTTTTGTTCTTTCCCTTGGATCAATAAGCAaggaaaaaattaagaaaaaaaataaataaaatgaaagtggAAGAACAGTAGAAGGCCTCTTTGAGAACATAAAAGACAATGAATTGAATTGTATATCTTGTGGTTATGGTCATGAATGAATACGAGGGAATAATTACTTATAGCTACTTCATAAGTGAAAGTGACACAATTTAGTTTCTCTCAGAAAGTTCAACCAAACTGATTAATCAATATTGCTAGCGACATGAATTCTAATGTCAAGAAGTAGAGCTCAAATTGGATGTATAATTAGTAGCTAAAAGAAAATTAGATAAATGGTTATTATACAACACAGTCAAGACATCATAATTTATCCTTCTTTTTCCTACTTAAATTTTAGGGCATGTATTTGAATGTTCATGGTATTTTACAAATCCTTTATTATATTCTCaattatttttgttatttggaTAGCTTCCTCGACTGTTAAAGAAAGATGCAATTGCGCACTATTATGGACTTGAGAAGGGACAGGTGGTAAAAGTCACTCATACTGGTGACATTACTGAGTCGCATGTTACTTATCGATGTGTCTGGTAATTGCCTTTGTGCTGTGTTTGTATCATCCTTTCGATGTTGTAGAATTTATTGTATTCTTGTTTCTTGTCattttgaatggctcgaactggTTTTAGCATTCCTAGTTCCAATCCTGTACCTGACAATGTCCGTAAATAAACTTTGAAGAGTAGATGGGAAGTGTGAATGTAATGTTTGTTGACATGTTTGAATGTAATGTAATAAATTTCTTATTCATTTTCTGTTATTTATTGACAAAGAGAAGCATATGGATTAGACATCATATTTGCTTGTTTATATCCAATTAGGCCTACTTTCTATTTGAAACATTCTCCAATTTGGATGATAGTTTCTATTTTGGttttctaaaaaattttcaaCCGGGAATGCTcaagttatatatataaaataataataaatctttGTAGCAATTGGAAAGGGATGAATAAGGTTGTatgttctttttatttattataagggTAATTTATGATATAGTTTTTAAGTTTGGCAATATTAATTATAGCAAAAATATTAAAgttgtattaattttttttttttaatcaaaggtGGATACGCACAGTCATGACTCAATCATGGGTCGGACCGGCATTAGGACATGGGCTAACCTAAAGCTCCCGAGGTCTGTAGTAAATCTAACTATTCCTTAATCCAATCTTAAGGTCCATATTGagctcaattttaaaaaatcaatcgGACATAGTCTGGCTATAATATGGACTACTTAAccggagtttttgactcacccaacttgtaagcacaatatatatcaatttgAGAAGCTTAGTTCACCATACACATACTCATcatgtcataaaatcaaatgggagctcagtttCCTCATTCAATCCAATCATATATGCATTTAATAGATTTACAGATTTAACATAGTATTATATTAcagatccaaattaaataaaatacttctaacacatgcgaagttctaaaatttaataaagtTATACAAAACATAACAGATATTACTAAATGACCTGCGAAGTAGAGAGACAAGTTAAAATTCAATAAGAAATCTCCTGTATcctagaaaaataaggtgaacaggagtgagtgttcgactcagaaagtaaaatgctgattttaagtacaatttctatagctatctaaggcTAGTGCACTCTAAGAGATGGAATGATCAAAGATTTCATTCAAGTCACATCATAGACAGTAAGAAGGTAATTTGaagtactcacacacccataaaatgttcaaacaatatatatatatatatatatatatatatatatatatatatatatatatgggagctgattccccCTAAATAGCTCTCTTAAATCAAACCTCTGCTAGCGAGTAcatctcaagtcggactttcttTTAATAGTCCAAatgcgggggtcagcgagatcaactcgagctgtGCCTACCTCGTCTTTACCACAATAGGATTGGGTCCTagcaagtcaagctccagccgcatCTATCCGTCCTGCCCATATCCAATAtcaccacacacacacacacacactaccCATACACACAACTctaaattaccataaaacaatatccatattcatttcattaattaaaaatgcaatataaattgtgcctagtatttaactatgtaaatatatatttataaatgatgCATAGACATACCTTGAATAtgtataatattgaaattataattaaaatcaatattttacttacAGACGTAAACTGAGGTTACTGTGGCGGCTGAGCTgaggaggaaggttgtcccggctcacctgataattatattacaattatttaatataattgactcaatataaACTTAAAAAGAACCAAAGACAATCTAAATTGTGTCGAAATTCAGCAGAGTtttccttatacctaggacctatccaacctgcaaaagggctcaaaaatacacttctatatctacaagtcACACAACTatatctcaatcacatcacatggctccttctgggcccatccaaacagtcaacaaccacaattttgaaaatttataatttaatccctataactaaccctttttgtaaaaattatccaaatgagctctaaaaattttaaaaatttgcctcactgtccttagcaatattactaagctaatacaaaaggaattataattttctaactacccacgaatattttatggatttttaatctaaacctgaaactaaataattaaggaaACTTAGGGTTCAGGCTTATCTACGCCAATTCTAATACTGGAAACGTATCCGGGACGTCTGAAAAtaatggggtagcctataatcttgacctgGTTCTAAAATAGTTTAGGTCGCCTGTCTCTCCAGCCCGAAAATGCGAATCCAATCGACAGTCGAATTTTCACGAATTGAATATACCGGCGTAAAGCCCATAACACAggagttagtatataatttttacagaatttattaagctcatttaatacccGAAAAACTATTGTGAAGTTCCGTGGAACCCATCGGAAAACGGtgttgaaaaattttgaaatgggtATTACCGCGAAGCTCTCATTGAGAGAAACACTCCAGTACTCTCGAATTTTTCGTggagttcacggtttgcgagaaatttagcccaaaagtcaaaatagatTAAAACTTCTcgaacaaaaattggacaaatcacTCGATGGATTTtgagtgttcttagtgtctatggaaagctctagaGGTGTCGATGAGGTTTGggacaagacccggcccaattgaTAGCCGAATCGGTCGAAATCGGTCTGGGAAGGTGGAACATCGCGTGCGCACTGGGGAGAGTTTGGTGCAACTTTTTGGTGCTCTGGAGTGTCGGCCGGCGAGCTGGGGCAGCTCAGGTGGTGCGTCGGTGACTAGGGAGGGCTAGGGTGGTGGTTggccggcaaggggaggagggaggagagagaaaacgagggAGAGAGGGAGGAGGTCGGGCGCGCGAGGgagagggaagaagaaaaaggatgCCGGTCCAATTTGACTGGTTCGACCTGGTCCGGTTTGATTTGGCAAGTCCGATTTAtaatattcaaaattaaatttttactctgcccggGACAAAAAACGAGACCCAAAAAtactgaaa
It encodes:
- the LOC110655838 gene encoding DNA-directed RNA polymerase V subunit 5A yields the protein METNWVAEGNGLGAERGGSFDMGALGRCLSSFVDEGSPESHRYYLSRRTVLEMLRDRGYSVPSSEIDLSLQEFRVIHGQNPDIDRLKFSATHKSDPSKRILVIFCGTGVLKVSSVRLIAAQIVNRDSLTGLILILQNQITNQALKAVDLFSFKVEMFQITDLLVNITKHLLKPKHEVLTDREKEKLLKKYSIEEKQLPRLLKKDAIAHYYGLEKGQVVKVTHTGDITESHVTYRCVW